From a region of the Mercurialis annua linkage group LG1-X, ddMerAnnu1.2, whole genome shotgun sequence genome:
- the LOC126665924 gene encoding pentatricopeptide repeat-containing protein At1g61870, mitochondrial, whose protein sequence is MALFSRLRIHSLTTATRRQFSTILSTDPLSSKSKTRAALTLLKSEENPEKIIEICQSASLTPEAHLDRIAFSVAITKLSRSNNFSYIQQFLDDLRSSRADLRSSERFAGHAAVLFGQANMVDHAVRTFKEYHNDVIGHGNEGSVRVFNSLLFACYLAKDYKEVNRVFLEFPKSYNIVPNLDSYNTVIKSFCDSGSSNSGLSVLAEMDRKSIMPNSTTFGNLLAGFYKEEKYEDVGKVLDIMAKYGIRQGVGIYNSRIQSLCKLKRSSEAKALLDGMVSRKTKPNAATYGHLIHGFCNEGDVEEAKELFKSMHDKGCEPDSHCYFTLLHYLCKSKDFETGLSLCKESIEKGWVPNIATMKSLVNGLAAAGKVDEAKELVGEIKGRFTKNVSLWDDVEAGLSQ, encoded by the coding sequence ATGGCACTCTTCTCCCGTCTCCGAATCCACTCTTTAACAACAGCAACTCGTCGCCAATTCTCCACAATCTTATCAACCGACCCACTCTCCTCCAAATCCAAAACCAGAGCCGCTCTCACCCTCCTGAAATCCGAAGAAAATCCCGAAAAAATCATCGAAATCTGCCAATCCGCTTCTTTAACGCCGGAAGCTCACTTAGACCGCATCGCCTTCTCCGTCGCCATTACCAAACTCTCCCGATCCAACAATTTCTCCTACATCCAGCAGTTTCTCGATGACCTCCGATCCTCACGCGCCGATCTCCGGTCATCCGAGAGATTCGCCGGTCATGCTGCTGTTTTGTTCGGTCAGGCTAATATGGTTGACCACGCTGTACGGACGTTTAAAGAGTATCATAATGATGTTATTGGTCATGGTAATGAGGGTTCTGTTAGGGTTTTCAATTCTTTGCTTTTTGCTTGTTATTTAGCTAAGGATTATAAAGAGGTGAATAGGGTGTTTTTGGAATTTCCGAAAAGTTATAATATTGTGCCGAATTTGGATTCTTATAATACTGTTATTAAATCGTTTTGTGATTCCGGGAGTTCGAATTCGGGTTTGTCGGTTTTAGCTGAGATGGATAGGAAGTCGATTATGCCGAATTCGACGACTTTTGGGAATTTGCTTGCTGGGTTTTATAAAGAGGAGAAGTATGAGGATGTGGGAAAAGTTTTGGATATAATGGCGAAGTATGGGATTCGACAGGGTGTCGGTATTTATAATAGTCGAATTCAGAGTTTGTGTAAGCTTAAGAGGTCTAGTGAAGCGAAAGCTTTGCTTGACGGAATGGTGTCTAGAAAAACTAAGCCGAATGCTGCTACTTATGGTCATTTGATTCATGGATTTTGTAATGAGGGCGATGTGGAGGAAGCGAAGGAACTGTTCAAGAGTATGCATGATAAAGGATGTGAGCCGGATTCCCATTGTTATTTTACGTTGCTGCATTACTTGTGTAAAAGTAAGGATTTTGAGACGGGGTTGAGCCTATGTAAGGAGAGTATTGAGAAGGGCTGGGTGCCGAATATTGCGACTATGAAGTCGTTGGTTAATGGTCTTGCTGCTGCTGGGAAGGTGGATGAAGCAAAGGAGCTTGTTGGGGAGATTAAAGGGAGGTTTACGAAGAATGTTAGTCTGTGGGATGATGTTGAAGCCGGTTTGTCTCAGTAG